A region from the Phycisphaerales bacterium genome encodes:
- a CDS encoding 2-C-methyl-D-erythritol 4-phosphate cytidylyltransferase, protein MKLGLIITAGGSASRYSGAGGLRHKLDEDLGGRPVLQRTVELFVKHEGLTGVLSTIIVAGPAESPDPSVYKEFRERHADRLGLLGARIVPGGAEHRWQSVLGALEHVPSECTHIAVHDAARPCASGEMIDRVMDLAARFPAVVPGVELSDTIKEGVETDEAANAPDPLAAILGETDRSKERLRVVTRTMPREGVFLIQTPQVFEAGLLRAAYENAAAWASEGMRITDDSALVERLLGAETPVRRVALAQGDVRNIKITRPADLDLARHILGVRAPEGRATHKKF, encoded by the coding sequence ATGAAACTTGGGTTGATCATCACCGCGGGCGGGTCGGCGAGTCGGTACTCGGGCGCGGGCGGGCTTCGGCACAAACTCGATGAGGATCTTGGCGGTCGCCCGGTGTTGCAGCGGACCGTCGAACTCTTCGTGAAGCATGAGGGGCTGACGGGCGTGCTCTCGACGATCATCGTCGCGGGGCCGGCGGAGTCGCCCGATCCATCGGTGTACAAGGAGTTCCGCGAGCGGCACGCGGATCGATTGGGGTTGCTCGGCGCGAGGATCGTGCCCGGCGGCGCGGAGCATCGGTGGCAGTCGGTGCTCGGGGCTTTGGAGCATGTGCCGAGTGAATGCACGCACATCGCGGTGCACGATGCGGCGAGGCCCTGCGCATCAGGCGAGATGATCGATCGCGTCATGGATCTCGCGGCGAGGTTTCCCGCGGTGGTGCCCGGGGTGGAGTTGAGCGACACGATCAAGGAGGGCGTGGAGACCGATGAAGCGGCGAATGCGCCGGACCCGCTCGCGGCGATCCTCGGCGAGACGGATCGGTCCAAGGAACGGTTGCGTGTGGTGACGCGGACCATGCCGCGCGAGGGCGTGTTTCTTATCCAGACGCCGCAGGTCTTTGAGGCTGGGTTGCTGCGCGCGGCGTACGAGAACGCGGCGGCATGGGCGAGCGAGGGGATGCGCATCACCGACGACTCGGCGCTTGTCGAGCGTCTGCTTGGGGCGGAGACGCCGGTGCGACGCGTGGCGCTGGCGCAGGGGGATGTGCGGAACATCAAGATCACGAGGCCGGCGGACCTGGACCTGGCACGGCACATCCTTGGCGTGCGTGCACCCGAGGGACGGGCGACGCACAAGAAGTTTTGA
- a CDS encoding LysR family transcriptional regulator, protein MELTPLRYFREIARARHLTRAAQSLGVTQPALSAVVKKLEKEVGTPLLDRTGRGVELTEAGRIFLAHAEESLAAAERGVGAVRQLLGLERGSIRVGGGATATTCLLPPVVSYFRKAHPGVRFYVREAGSSAVAAAVLSGELDLGIVTLPIEVAGAASLVRVPLVEDELRLVGLRRDDSKGASSKGAKPSDSERTFRWRDVQDEPFVAFEAGTAVRDLVDRSARRAGVTLNVVMELRSIESIQSMVKAGIGVGLVSRFSLAGETGFGEGLACRDGRLTRTLAIIRRRDREPGAAAGAFERALLDRFRPEAARRRKNK, encoded by the coding sequence GTGGAACTCACGCCACTTCGCTATTTTCGAGAGATCGCCCGCGCCCGCCACCTGACGCGGGCGGCCCAATCCCTCGGCGTGACACAGCCGGCGCTCTCGGCGGTCGTCAAGAAACTCGAGAAGGAGGTCGGGACGCCGCTCCTCGATCGCACGGGGCGCGGCGTGGAACTCACCGAGGCGGGACGGATCTTTCTCGCGCACGCCGAGGAATCGCTCGCGGCGGCGGAGCGCGGCGTGGGTGCCGTCCGACAACTGCTCGGGCTGGAGCGAGGCTCGATCCGCGTGGGCGGCGGGGCGACCGCGACGACATGCCTCCTGCCCCCCGTCGTGTCGTACTTCCGTAAGGCGCACCCGGGCGTGCGGTTCTATGTGCGAGAGGCCGGATCATCAGCGGTGGCGGCGGCGGTGCTCTCGGGCGAACTCGACCTGGGCATCGTCACACTCCCCATCGAGGTCGCAGGGGCGGCGTCGCTCGTCCGCGTGCCACTCGTCGAGGACGAGTTACGACTCGTCGGGCTGCGGCGAGATGATTCCAAAGGCGCATCATCCAAGGGCGCCAAGCCGAGCGACAGCGAAAGGACGTTTCGCTGGCGCGACGTGCAGGACGAACCGTTTGTCGCGTTTGAGGCCGGGACCGCCGTGCGCGATCTCGTCGATCGCTCGGCCCGTCGCGCGGGGGTCACGCTCAACGTCGTCATGGAACTCCGCTCGATCGAGAGCATCCAGAGCATGGTGAAGGCGGGCATCGGCGTGGGGTTGGTGAGCCGATTTTCGCTGGCCGGTGAGACGGGCTTTGGAGAGGGGCTGGCCTGTCGGGATGGTCGATTGACGAGAACACTGGCGATCATCCGGCGTCGCGACCGCGAGCCCGGGGCCGCCGCGGGCGCCTTCGAGCGGGCGCTCCTCGATCGGTTCCGTCCAGAGGCCGCTCGCCGGCGAAAGAATAAATAG
- the gmhA gene encoding D-sedoheptulose 7-phosphate isomerase, with protein MPSSDGRPSDDSILLVSAALTGAKSALDQFTSGDAAHRISKVIDLVVASIRAGGKVLICGNGGSLCDATHFAEELTGRFRADRPALPAIAIADAGHITCTANDYGFDRVFSRGVEALGKAGDVLIVLSTSGNSKNVVLAVEAARAKGLSVVALLGKTGGALKGMADVELIAPGATADRIQELHMIVLHTIVEGVEVAMFGRS; from the coding sequence CCGCGCTGACCGGGGCGAAATCGGCCCTCGATCAGTTCACCTCCGGCGACGCGGCGCACCGCATCTCGAAGGTTATCGATCTCGTCGTGGCGTCCATTCGTGCCGGTGGGAAGGTCTTGATCTGTGGGAACGGCGGCTCGCTTTGCGACGCGACCCACTTTGCCGAGGAGTTGACGGGAAGGTTTCGGGCCGATCGTCCGGCGCTCCCTGCGATCGCGATCGCCGACGCGGGGCACATCACGTGCACGGCCAACGACTATGGCTTTGATCGCGTCTTCTCGCGCGGGGTCGAGGCGCTGGGGAAGGCCGGCGATGTGCTGATCGTGCTCTCGACCTCGGGGAACTCGAAGAATGTTGTGCTGGCGGTCGAGGCGGCGCGGGCCAAAGGACTGTCGGTGGTCGCGCTCCTGGGGAAGACGGGGGGCGCACTCAAGGGCATGGCGGACGTCGAACTCATCGCGCCCGGGGCGACGGCCGACCGTATCCAGGAACTGCACATGATCGTGCTGCACACGATCGTTGAGGGCGTGGAGGTGGCGATGTTCGGTCGTTCATGA
- a CDS encoding acyl-CoA thioesterase yields MTKPTHTPALQSDTPLVIPVAWGEMDALGHVNNIVYFRYMESARVAFLLRLGINRLESEAGIGVILQSVQARFRRPIVYPDTVHVISRVTSVERDRFTLEHDIRSEKLGEIAAIGSGVIVSYDYERAAKVDLPERWATLLRECLR; encoded by the coding sequence ATGACCAAACCCACACACACTCCCGCACTTCAGAGTGACACACCCCTCGTGATCCCCGTCGCCTGGGGCGAGATGGATGCGCTCGGACACGTCAACAACATCGTCTACTTCCGATACATGGAATCCGCCCGCGTCGCGTTTCTCCTGCGTCTGGGCATCAACCGCCTCGAGAGCGAGGCGGGCATCGGCGTCATCCTCCAGAGTGTGCAGGCAAGGTTCCGCCGGCCGATCGTCTACCCCGACACCGTCCACGTCATCTCGCGCGTCACCAGTGTCGAGCGGGATCGCTTCACGCTCGAGCACGACATCCGCAGCGAGAAACTGGGCGAGATCGCCGCCATCGGCTCGGGCGTCATCGTGTCGTACGACTACGAGAGGGCTGCAAAGGTCGATCTCCCCGAGCGCTGGGCGACACTCCTGCGTGAGTGCCTCCGGTAG
- a CDS encoding HlyC/CorC family transporter has protein sequence MGTILVILALILFNAVLVAAELAVLSSRKIRLSQAAEKGSRGAAKALALAEDPTRFLSTVQVGITLIAILLGAFGEASIAGDLEARLKTVAVLERYAHPIALAIVVVSITVVSIVVGELIPKRLAIAFPERIASFTARPLWLVAKVGSPVVLLLSGSTSVILRLFGLKETGGRDDLSEDELRALLKAGTRTGVIHAQEHELLDRVFRLGDLRVKSLMVPRADVHFIDAQASKNQVKIAVATSPHSHFPVCQGSLDKLVGVVHVKDLVKHGMIAGEDVNLTEIAQAPLFVPEAMPALTLLDRFAETRRHIAFVVDEFGGVEGLVTLNDIVERIIGSVVTADDDDPAQITPRADGTVLVDGLLPLQDLFHYFDIDPGEDHDFDDISTAAGFVVALLGRVPRTGDSVDRFGHRFEVVDMDRRRIDKLLVTALKPTDDQERTE, from the coding sequence ATGGGCACGATCCTCGTCATCCTGGCTCTGATCCTCTTCAACGCCGTGCTCGTCGCGGCGGAGTTGGCGGTCCTGTCGTCGCGCAAGATTCGCCTCTCCCAGGCCGCCGAGAAGGGATCGAGGGGCGCCGCCAAGGCCCTGGCGCTCGCCGAGGACCCGACTCGATTCCTCTCCACGGTGCAGGTCGGCATCACGCTCATCGCGATCCTTCTCGGCGCGTTCGGCGAGGCCTCGATCGCCGGTGATCTGGAGGCTCGCCTCAAGACCGTTGCGGTTCTAGAGAGGTACGCCCATCCGATCGCGCTCGCGATCGTCGTGGTGTCGATCACCGTGGTGTCGATCGTCGTGGGCGAACTCATCCCCAAGCGCCTCGCGATCGCGTTCCCCGAGCGCATCGCCTCCTTCACGGCACGCCCCCTCTGGCTTGTCGCCAAGGTTGGCTCGCCTGTGGTCTTGCTTCTCAGCGGCTCAACCTCGGTCATCCTGCGCCTTTTCGGGCTGAAAGAGACAGGCGGACGCGACGACCTCTCCGAGGACGAACTCCGCGCCCTGCTCAAGGCCGGCACCCGCACGGGCGTCATCCATGCCCAGGAGCACGAACTCCTCGACCGCGTCTTTCGTTTGGGCGATCTCCGCGTGAAGTCGCTGATGGTGCCGCGGGCAGACGTCCACTTCATCGACGCGCAGGCCAGCAAGAACCAAGTGAAGATCGCCGTCGCCACGAGCCCGCACTCGCACTTTCCCGTCTGCCAGGGCTCGCTCGATAAGCTCGTCGGTGTTGTGCACGTCAAGGACCTTGTGAAGCACGGCATGATCGCCGGCGAGGACGTCAACCTCACCGAGATCGCCCAGGCGCCCCTCTTCGTTCCCGAGGCCATGCCCGCGCTCACGCTCCTCGATCGCTTCGCCGAGACGAGGCGCCACATCGCCTTCGTCGTGGACGAGTTCGGCGGCGTCGAGGGTCTCGTCACGCTCAACGACATCGTCGAGCGCATCATTGGAAGCGTCGTCACGGCCGATGACGACGACCCGGCCCAGATCACGCCCCGCGCCGATGGCACGGTGCTCGTCGATGGCCTGCTCCCCTTGCAGGACCTCTTCCATTATTTTGACATCGATCCGGGCGAGGACCATGACTTCGACGACATCTCGACCGCCGCCGGGTTTGTCGTGGCGCTCCTGGGGCGCGTTCCTCGCACGGGCGACAGCGTGGACCGCTTCGGGCATCGGTTCGAGGTCGTGGACATGGACCGTCGGCGGATCGACAAGTTGCTCGTGACGGCGCTCAAGCCCACGGATGATCAGGAGCGGACCGAATGA
- a CDS encoding RecQ family ATP-dependent DNA helicase, whose translation MDAIPPDGAGNDPRSLDERIMRAVRDTWGFETLRPMQAESIRATLEGRDSLTVMPTGGGKSLCFQVPPMVTRRPTLVISPLIALMQDQVRGLEVAGVSAVAAHSNLSPDEAMSVRERLASGDVRVVFVSPERLLSHEGMSLAVRLNPGAIAIDEAHCISQWGHDFRPEYRRLAELRRALPGVPMGAYTATATPRVREDIIRQLALRDPVVLVGRFDRPNLTYRMLPRGDLVRQVAEAIERRGGHAEPGAAIAYCISRRETENLAEALRDRKIDAKAYHAGLDAKTRTRVSRDFRNQTLDVVCATVAFGMGIDRPDVRCVIHAGMPKTLEHYQQETGRAGRDGLPAECLLLHAPSDKAKWARILQMSVDEGTSTDEIMRAQLAMLDEMASYIARGLCRHAQVSEYFGQTYTPENGQGCDACDVCLGELETIDDAQDIARKIISCVARCNQSFGSAHIARVLTGSRSKPVTDRGHDQLSTFGLLRDLRPARVQGFINQIIDAGHLELTPVGNGFANVLTLTKSSMSVLKNEVSVDLVEPRVDEDRPERTPNRRPRERRAAPEIEVVLSDDDSRLFESLREARRELATSRGVPPFVICHDSALREVAKTRPTSLEQLATIRGFGARKVESIGETLLARVRNHS comes from the coding sequence ATGGACGCAATCCCACCCGATGGCGCGGGAAACGATCCTCGCTCGCTCGACGAGCGGATCATGCGTGCCGTGCGCGACACATGGGGCTTCGAGACGCTCCGCCCCATGCAAGCCGAGTCCATCCGCGCAACGCTCGAAGGGCGCGACTCGCTCACCGTCATGCCGACCGGCGGCGGGAAATCCCTGTGCTTCCAGGTTCCACCGATGGTCACGCGCCGACCGACGCTCGTGATCTCGCCTCTGATCGCGCTCATGCAGGACCAGGTCCGCGGGCTTGAGGTCGCCGGCGTTTCTGCTGTGGCCGCCCACTCGAATCTATCACCCGACGAGGCCATGTCCGTCCGCGAACGTCTCGCATCGGGCGACGTCCGCGTGGTCTTCGTCTCGCCGGAGCGGCTGCTCTCGCACGAGGGAATGTCGCTCGCCGTGCGATTGAATCCCGGCGCGATCGCGATCGACGAGGCCCATTGCATCAGCCAATGGGGCCACGATTTCCGCCCCGAGTATCGCCGCCTTGCAGAACTCAGACGCGCCCTCCCCGGCGTGCCGATGGGCGCCTACACCGCGACCGCCACGCCCCGCGTCCGCGAGGACATCATCCGCCAACTCGCGCTCCGCGATCCCGTTGTCCTCGTCGGGCGCTTCGATCGTCCGAATCTCACCTATCGCATGCTCCCGCGTGGCGATCTCGTGCGCCAGGTCGCCGAGGCCATCGAGCGACGAGGCGGGCACGCCGAGCCCGGTGCGGCGATCGCGTACTGCATCTCCCGCCGCGAGACCGAGAATCTCGCCGAGGCCCTGCGTGATCGCAAGATCGACGCGAAGGCTTATCACGCCGGACTCGACGCCAAGACTCGCACGCGCGTCTCGCGCGATTTCCGCAACCAGACCCTTGACGTCGTCTGCGCCACCGTCGCCTTCGGCATGGGGATCGATCGCCCCGACGTCCGATGCGTGATCCACGCGGGCATGCCCAAGACCCTCGAGCACTACCAGCAGGAGACCGGGCGCGCCGGACGCGATGGCCTCCCAGCCGAGTGCCTCCTCCTCCACGCCCCTTCCGACAAGGCCAAGTGGGCCCGCATCCTCCAGATGAGCGTCGATGAGGGCACCTCGACCGACGAGATCATGCGCGCCCAACTCGCCATGCTCGATGAGATGGCGTCGTACATCGCGCGAGGCCTCTGCCGCCACGCCCAGGTCAGCGAGTACTTCGGGCAGACCTACACACCCGAGAACGGCCAGGGCTGCGACGCCTGCGACGTCTGCCTCGGCGAACTCGAGACCATCGACGACGCGCAGGACATCGCCCGCAAGATCATCTCCTGCGTCGCGCGATGCAACCAGTCCTTCGGCAGCGCCCACATCGCCCGCGTCCTCACCGGTTCAAGGTCCAAACCCGTCACCGATCGCGGGCACGACCAACTCAGCACCTTTGGCCTGCTCCGCGATCTCCGCCCCGCGCGCGTGCAGGGGTTCATCAACCAGATCATCGACGCCGGACACCTCGAACTCACGCCCGTCGGCAACGGCTTCGCGAACGTCCTCACGCTCACCAAGTCGAGCATGAGCGTCCTCAAGAACGAGGTCAGCGTCGATCTCGTCGAGCCGCGCGTGGATGAGGATCGCCCGGAGCGCACTCCCAATCGTCGCCCGCGCGAACGCCGTGCCGCACCGGAGATCGAGGTTGTGCTCTCCGATGATGACTCTCGCCTCTTTGAATCCCTGCGCGAAGCACGCCGCGAGCTCGCCACCAGCCGGGGCGTCCCGCCGTTTGTCATCTGCCACGACAGCGCCCTGCGAGAGGTCGCCAAGACCCGCCCCACCTCGCTCGAACAACTCGCCACCATCCGCGGCTTCGGCGCGCGAAAGGTCGAATCGATCGGCGAGACCCTCCTCGCCCGAGTCCGTAATCACTCCTGA
- a CDS encoding CPBP family intramembrane metalloprotease: MDNPAAEPDLNPSSLPGDEVPTSTSPPVSFHPDQIDPAAAHAERRRLWIEVFAILSVGVVPHLIHGISSFVGAQPQAAGVQWNAPNFFLSLGVGAIPSIACGLFIAWSSREHPSTFGFVRPKPALDIVLVVAALVGAYASWWAYSASVGYYMQLFGTTPTVNDSITTSMVPPASLSDHMLFVASYVLNAAGEEIVLWAVLFTRVEKLLRVPVLDVLIVACVFASYHIYQGVFACGAIAFHGLVVGLLFRTTRRILPLIIAHATWDLILFYSYMTP; the protein is encoded by the coding sequence ATGGACAATCCAGCGGCCGAGCCCGACCTCAACCCGAGTTCTTTGCCCGGTGATGAAGTGCCAACCAGCACTTCACCACCGGTTTCGTTCCATCCGGACCAGATCGATCCGGCGGCCGCGCATGCTGAACGTCGCCGGTTATGGATCGAGGTCTTTGCCATTCTGAGTGTCGGGGTCGTTCCTCATCTCATTCATGGAATCAGTTCGTTCGTTGGTGCACAACCCCAGGCCGCTGGGGTCCAATGGAACGCTCCGAACTTCTTCCTCTCGCTCGGTGTGGGAGCGATTCCTTCCATCGCCTGCGGGCTGTTTATCGCCTGGAGCAGCCGCGAACATCCTTCCACATTCGGATTCGTGCGTCCCAAACCCGCGCTGGACATCGTGCTGGTAGTGGCAGCCCTGGTTGGCGCGTACGCGTCGTGGTGGGCATACTCCGCCTCAGTCGGGTACTACATGCAGTTGTTTGGCACGACACCAACCGTCAATGATTCCATCACCACATCAATGGTGCCGCCTGCGTCATTGAGCGACCACATGTTGTTTGTTGCGAGCTATGTGCTCAACGCCGCAGGGGAGGAGATTGTGCTCTGGGCAGTACTCTTCACGCGAGTCGAGAAACTTCTCCGCGTGCCGGTGCTCGATGTGCTCATTGTCGCGTGCGTCTTCGCATCATACCACATCTATCAAGGTGTTTTCGCGTGCGGCGCCATCGCCTTTCACGGTCTGGTTGTCGGGCTGCTCTTCCGCACGACGCGACGCATACTTCCGCTCATCATCGCGCACGCGACCTGGGACCTTATCCTGTTTTACTCATATATGACACCCTGA
- the acnA gene encoding aconitate hydratase AcnA has protein sequence MGTPYNARRTLKTAHGEYAYFAFDALKDARIGHVEKLPYSIKVLLEAMLRNLDGFIVTQDDVAGMANWNAKSPAKEEIPFMPGRVVLQDFTGVPCVVDLAAMRDAMRDLGGDPNLINPLVKCDLVIDHSVQVDAYGPGAGGQTALTINSDKEFERNAERYRFLKWGQQSLSNFSVVPPATGIVHQVNLEYLASVVLTKDADGATVAFPDSCVGTDSHTTMENGLGVVGWGVGGIEAEAVMLGQPIYMLTPEVIGFRLKGKLPEGSTATDLVLTVTQMLRKKGVVDKFVEFFGEGMAALSVPDRATIANMAPEYGATMGFFPVDAVTLDYLRFTGRDEKTVALVEAYCKAQGLFWTKGSAEPEFTDVLELDLSTVRPSLAGPKRPQDRVELTNVRSAWNKELVDTFAKKAPAETVHVGRFVSEGGNTAGQSTAPTANGESDAGCVGVPVTFKGQGFRLHHGDVVIAAITSCTNTSNPDVMIAAGLVARKARALGLNSKPWVKTSLAPGSKVVTDYYKAAGLDTDLDALGFQTVGYGCTTCIGNSGPLPAEIETAVKQGDVVVASVLSGNRNFEGRVHPAVRANYLASPPLVVAYAIAGSMSIDLSTDPIGMSKDGKKVYLKDIWPTHAEVQAVKAKAVKPEHFQKQYSNVFTGNPTWNTVPVSKSDLYAWDGKSTYIQSPPYFTGMGEKPGMPKPITGARCLVHVADSVTTDHISPAGDIAENSPAGDYLKSLGVTKAEFNSYGSRRGNDRVMTRGTFANVRVKNILTKDESGKPKEGGWTRDLSKAGSGKIDWIYNASLHYKNEHTPLIVLAGKDYGMGSSRDWAAKGTLLLGVRAVIAESFERIHRSNLVGMGVLPLCFKNGQNVQSLGLCGTDVFDIHLQVSKEGLVTPRGDVKVTATITQGTKTGQRIEFTTTCRIDTPVEAEYYRNGGVLQTVLRRLLNESRQHAMA, from the coding sequence ATGGGAACCCCGTACAACGCACGCCGAACGCTCAAAACCGCCCACGGCGAGTACGCCTACTTCGCGTTCGACGCCCTGAAGGACGCCCGCATCGGGCACGTCGAGAAACTCCCCTACTCCATCAAGGTCCTCCTCGAGGCCATGCTCCGCAACCTCGACGGCTTCATCGTCACCCAGGACGACGTCGCCGGGATGGCGAACTGGAACGCGAAGAGTCCGGCCAAGGAGGAGATCCCCTTCATGCCCGGGCGCGTCGTCCTCCAGGACTTCACGGGCGTCCCCTGCGTCGTCGATCTCGCCGCGATGCGCGACGCGATGCGCGACCTCGGCGGCGACCCCAACCTCATCAATCCCCTCGTCAAGTGCGACCTCGTCATCGACCACAGCGTGCAGGTCGACGCGTATGGCCCCGGCGCGGGCGGGCAGACCGCACTCACCATCAACTCCGACAAGGAGTTCGAGCGCAACGCCGAGCGGTATCGCTTCCTCAAGTGGGGCCAGCAGAGCCTGAGCAACTTCAGCGTCGTGCCACCGGCGACGGGCATCGTGCACCAGGTGAACCTCGAGTATCTCGCGAGCGTTGTGCTCACCAAGGACGCCGACGGCGCGACCGTCGCCTTCCCAGACTCCTGCGTCGGCACCGACAGCCACACCACGATGGAGAACGGACTCGGCGTCGTCGGCTGGGGCGTCGGCGGGATCGAGGCCGAGGCCGTCATGCTCGGCCAGCCGATCTACATGCTCACGCCCGAGGTCATCGGCTTCCGCCTCAAGGGCAAACTCCCCGAGGGCAGCACCGCGACCGACCTCGTCCTCACCGTGACCCAGATGCTCCGCAAGAAGGGCGTCGTGGACAAGTTCGTCGAGTTCTTCGGCGAAGGCATGGCCGCCCTCAGCGTCCCCGATCGTGCCACCATCGCAAACATGGCCCCCGAGTACGGCGCGACGATGGGCTTCTTCCCCGTCGATGCCGTCACGCTCGACTACCTCCGCTTCACGGGCCGCGACGAGAAGACCGTGGCGCTCGTCGAGGCCTATTGCAAGGCCCAGGGCCTCTTCTGGACCAAAGGCTCAGCGGAACCCGAGTTCACCGATGTCCTCGAACTCGATCTCTCGACGGTCCGTCCCTCTCTCGCCGGGCCCAAGCGCCCGCAGGACCGCGTGGAACTCACAAACGTCAGGTCCGCGTGGAACAAGGAACTCGTCGACACGTTCGCCAAGAAAGCCCCGGCAGAGACCGTCCATGTCGGTCGATTCGTGAGCGAGGGGGGCAATACCGCTGGTCAGTCCACCGCCCCCACCGCGAACGGAGAGTCAGACGCCGGTTGCGTCGGCGTTCCCGTCACCTTCAAGGGCCAGGGCTTCCGCCTCCACCACGGCGACGTCGTCATCGCCGCCATCACCAGTTGCACCAACACCAGCAACCCCGACGTCATGATCGCCGCGGGCCTCGTGGCGCGCAAGGCCCGGGCGCTCGGGCTCAACTCCAAGCCCTGGGTCAAGACCAGCCTCGCCCCGGGGAGCAAGGTTGTCACCGATTATTACAAAGCCGCAGGACTCGATACCGACCTCGACGCTCTGGGCTTCCAGACCGTGGGCTATGGCTGCACGACCTGCATCGGAAACTCCGGCCCGCTCCCCGCCGAGATCGAGACCGCCGTCAAGCAGGGCGACGTCGTCGTCGCGAGCGTGCTCAGCGGCAACCGCAACTTCGAAGGACGCGTGCACCCGGCCGTGCGAGCGAACTACCTCGCCAGCCCGCCACTCGTCGTCGCCTACGCGATCGCCGGCTCCATGTCGATCGATCTGTCCACCGATCCGATCGGCATGAGCAAGGACGGCAAGAAGGTCTACCTCAAGGACATCTGGCCGACCCACGCCGAGGTCCAGGCCGTGAAAGCCAAGGCCGTCAAGCCCGAGCACTTCCAGAAGCAGTACTCCAACGTCTTCACGGGCAACCCGACATGGAACACGGTCCCCGTCAGCAAGAGCGATCTCTACGCCTGGGATGGCAAGAGCACCTACATCCAGAGCCCACCATACTTCACCGGCATGGGCGAGAAGCCCGGCATGCCCAAGCCGATAACCGGCGCCCGCTGCCTCGTCCACGTCGCCGACAGCGTCACCACCGACCACATCTCCCCCGCCGGGGACATCGCCGAGAACTCCCCCGCGGGCGACTATCTCAAGAGCCTCGGCGTCACGAAAGCCGAGTTCAACAGTTACGGCAGCCGCCGCGGCAACGACCGCGTCATGACCCGCGGCACCTTCGCCAACGTCCGCGTCAAGAACATCCTCACGAAGGACGAGAGCGGCAAGCCCAAGGAGGGCGGCTGGACCAGGGATCTCTCGAAGGCCGGCAGTGGCAAGATCGACTGGATCTACAACGCGAGCCTTCATTATAAGAACGAGCACACGCCCCTCATCGTCCTCGCCGGCAAGGACTACGGCATGGGCTCCTCACGCGACTGGGCCGCGAAGGGCACACTCCTCCTCGGCGTCCGGGCCGTCATCGCCGAGAGTTTCGAGCGCATCCACCGCAGCAACCTCGTGGGCATGGGCGTGCTTCCCCTCTGCTTCAAGAACGGCCAGAACGTGCAGTCGCTGGGCCTGTGCGGGACCGATGTCTTCGATATCCACCTCCAGGTCAGCAAGGAGGGCCTCGTCACGCCCCGCGGCGACGTGAAGGTCACCGCGACGATCACCCAGGGCACGAAGACGGGACAACGAATCGAGTTCACAACGACGTGCCGCATCGACACCCCCGTCGAGGCCGAGTACTACCGAAACGGCGGCGTACTCCAGACCGTGCTGCGGCGACTCCTCAACGAGAGCCGCCAGCACGCGATGGCGTGA
- a CDS encoding DUF4126 domain-containing protein, whose product MPGLHELTASIVAICVGLGLAAACGFRVFVPLALAGLGAKLGLIHVGDSFAWLSSWPALIALAVACVLEVGAYYIPWVDHALDAVATPAAAVAGAVLAASQVTGLVADSTPLTQFAGWATALIAGGAVAGTIQGTTVATRSVSTISTGGLANPIVSTLENALSAVLAVLAVVVPIAIGVLLLLVLAWFITRRVRKAKQARLAAILVPM is encoded by the coding sequence ATGCCCGGTCTCCACGAACTCACCGCCTCGATCGTCGCAATCTGTGTCGGACTTGGCCTGGCAGCCGCCTGTGGCTTTCGGGTCTTTGTCCCCCTCGCCCTGGCGGGCCTGGGGGCGAAACTCGGGTTGATCCACGTCGGCGATTCGTTCGCCTGGCTTTCGTCGTGGCCGGCGCTGATCGCGCTCGCCGTGGCGTGCGTCCTGGAGGTGGGGGCGTACTACATCCCCTGGGTGGACCACGCGCTCGACGCCGTGGCGACGCCCGCCGCCGCCGTCGCCGGGGCCGTCCTCGCCGCGTCGCAGGTGACCGGGCTGGTCGCCGACTCCACGCCGCTCACCCAGTTCGCGGGGTGGGCCACCGCGCTGATCGCGGGCGGTGCGGTCGCGGGCACGATCCAGGGGACGACCGTCGCCACGAGGTCCGTCTCGACGATCTCCACCGGGGGGCTTGCGAACCCGATCGTTTCGACTCTTGAGAACGCACTCTCCGCCGTGCTCGCGGTTCTGGCGGTGGTCGTGCCGATCGCGATCGGCGTCCTGCTCCTACTGGTCCTCGCGTGGTTCATCACGCGGCGGGTCCGCAAGGCCAAGCAAGCCCGGCTGGCGGCGATTCTCGTGCCCATGTGA